Proteins encoded in a region of the bacterium genome:
- the hpt gene encoding hypoxanthine phosphoribosyltransferase, with amino-acid sequence MGIAPAADWEHDLASVLLTEEQIQARVAEMAAELAAEYRDKHPLLIGVLKGSIVFLSDLMRRLCFPLEIDLVCCSSYGHSSESSGEVHLRLDLSKELAGRHVLLVEDIVDTGLTLSRLCDLLRERQPASLKVCCLLSKPSRREVDMQPDYVGFEIPDEFVVGYGLDYAERYRWLPHVAVVKPEAYR; translated from the coding sequence ATGGGAATAGCGCCCGCTGCTGACTGGGAGCATGACCTCGCCTCGGTGTTGCTGACCGAGGAGCAGATCCAGGCCCGCGTTGCGGAGATGGCGGCCGAACTGGCCGCCGAATACCGCGACAAGCACCCGCTGCTCATCGGCGTCCTGAAAGGCTCGATCGTCTTTCTGTCCGATCTGATGCGGCGGCTGTGCTTCCCGCTGGAGATAGACCTCGTCTGCTGCTCCAGCTACGGCCACTCCTCGGAGTCCAGCGGTGAAGTGCACCTGCGCCTGGACCTGTCGAAGGAGCTGGCGGGCCGACATGTCCTGCTGGTCGAGGACATCGTGGATACCGGCCTGACGCTGTCACGACTGTGTGACTTGCTCCGGGAGCGACAGCCGGCGTCGCTGAAGGTCTGCTGTCTGCTGAGCAAGCCCTCGCGACGCGAGGTGGACATGCAGCCGGACTATGTCGGCTTTGAGATTCCGGACGAATTCGTTGTGGGCTACGGCCTGGACTACGCGGAGCGCTATCGCTGGCTGCCCCACGTGGCGGTCGTGAAGCCGGAAGCCTACCGGTAG
- a CDS encoding glycosyltransferase, with amino-acid sequence MRIAIFTNTYWPTVNGVAISIANLRTGLQQLGHAVHVFAPAPAGFDTARDEKGISRFPALPAPVEADYHLALPVAPRVTRALMKHSFDLVHTHHPMWVGVWGQWYARWMGLPLVTTIHTQYEIYSKLVPLPDEMVDQYLRVRVRSYCNRCDLVTTPAESSRGRLRDLGVKRPIEVIYNPTDLSALWHADGAPIRKQYGCGPDDFLLGYVGRLAPEKNLSALLDAAEIILPQMPQVRLLLVGDGPSRPALEERARAIPGGDRIMFAGRIEHERVPQYDAALDLFITPSMFEVQPLSFAEAMAAATPVIAMDAPGGNDMVEDGVNGRLVPPDEQGQGLARVAREVLSDPDGLRQMSERARDWATRYDRMTVVRRVLEVYERATELHRAHAT; translated from the coding sequence ATGCGTATTGCCATCTTCACGAACACCTACTGGCCGACCGTCAACGGGGTGGCTATCTCGATCGCCAACCTCCGTACGGGTCTGCAGCAGTTGGGCCATGCCGTGCACGTCTTCGCTCCGGCCCCGGCGGGGTTCGACACCGCCCGGGACGAGAAGGGCATTTCGCGCTTCCCGGCGCTCCCGGCCCCCGTCGAGGCGGATTACCACCTGGCCCTCCCTGTCGCCCCCCGCGTCACCCGCGCCCTGATGAAGCACAGCTTCGATCTCGTCCACACGCACCACCCGATGTGGGTGGGCGTGTGGGGGCAGTGGTATGCCCGCTGGATGGGCCTGCCGCTGGTCACCACCATCCACACCCAGTACGAGATCTACAGCAAGCTCGTGCCTTTGCCCGACGAGATGGTGGACCAGTACCTACGCGTCCGGGTGCGGAGCTACTGCAACCGGTGCGACCTGGTGACGACCCCCGCCGAGAGTTCGCGCGGCCGCCTGCGTGACCTGGGTGTCAAGCGCCCCATCGAGGTCATCTACAACCCGACCGACCTCTCCGCGCTCTGGCATGCCGACGGGGCGCCCATCCGCAAGCAGTACGGCTGCGGGCCGGATGACTTCCTCCTGGGCTATGTGGGGCGCCTGGCGCCGGAAAAGAACCTCTCGGCCCTGCTGGATGCCGCCGAGATCATCCTGCCGCAGATGCCCCAGGTCCGGCTGCTGCTCGTCGGCGACGGGCCGTCGCGTCCGGCGCTCGAGGAGCGCGCCCGCGCCATCCCAGGCGGGGACCGCATCATGTTCGCCGGCCGCATCGAGCACGAACGGGTGCCGCAGTACGACGCCGCGCTCGATCTGTTCATCACGCCCAGCATGTTCGAGGTGCAGCCGCTGTCATTCGCCGAGGCCATGGCCGCCGCCACGCCCGTGATCGCCATGGACGCCCCGGGCGGCAACGACATGGTGGAGGATGGCGTCAACGGCCGTCTGGTGCCCCCCGATGAGCAGGGCCAGGGCCTGGCCCGCGTAGCTCGGGAAGTGCTCAGCGATCCGGACGGTCTGCGGCAGATGAGCGAACGGGCCCGGGACTGGGCCACCCGCTACGACCGTATGACAGTAGTGCGGAGGGTGCTGGAGGTCTACGAACGGGCGACGGAACTGCACCGCGCCCACGCTACCTGA
- a CDS encoding phosphatase PAP2 family protein yields the protein MRLLRLCLLVLLGASAAHAQSDESHLTKAISRGLEAATAAMPAVRYLDDGAQQRETGRRMMDALLIDTAATYGLKWAIKSPRPRGGDDGFPSYHTSAAFATAVALLEREPKATWFALPLAATAGWARVDLEEHTWAQVIAGAALGAFVGHMCGSGQWRMIGRGDPLPAETAQSGEAAVAFRGPSSPPRGAGPWASPRSTVLWRTEF from the coding sequence ATGAGGCTCCTGCGCCTCTGCCTGCTCGTGCTGCTGGGGGCCTCCGCAGCCCACGCTCAGAGCGACGAGAGCCACCTCACGAAGGCCATCAGCCGCGGGCTGGAGGCGGCGACGGCGGCCATGCCCGCGGTTCGCTACCTGGACGACGGCGCACAGCAGCGCGAGACGGGGCGGCGGATGATGGACGCGCTGCTCATTGACACCGCCGCCACCTACGGCCTGAAGTGGGCGATCAAGTCGCCCCGACCCCGTGGCGGGGACGATGGCTTTCCCAGCTACCACACGTCGGCGGCCTTCGCCACAGCGGTGGCACTGCTGGAGCGCGAGCCGAAGGCGACATGGTTCGCGCTGCCACTGGCGGCAACGGCGGGGTGGGCGCGAGTAGACCTGGAGGAGCACACGTGGGCGCAGGTGATCGCCGGAGCCGCGCTGGGAGCGTTCGTCGGGCACATGTGCGGTAGTGGCCAGTGGCGCATGATCGGCCGCGGCGATCCTCTGCCCGCCGAGACGGCGCAATCGGGGGAGGCGGCGGTCGCGTTCCGGGGGCCGTCCTCCCCCCCGCGTGGGGCCGGCCCATGGGCCTCGCCTCGATCCACGGTTCTGTGGCGCACGGAGTTCTGA
- a CDS encoding Gfo/Idh/MocA family oxidoreductase, protein MEPVRTALVGISGIGGYHRGILHDAGEVEFVAAADRWQDRERVQEAMAALQEQGVPVYGDTIEMLDAVDVEAVVIATPHPYHAPYTDACLERGLHVLCEKPFPILASDGMALVEKARQKKLFVGVDFQYAGYEHSLALKDLICNGDLGELREIIGVMEWKRTDEYYLRADWAGKRYYDNLPCWDGVLMNQAVHLLNSSLQMGTRERARAIPQRLQAEMYRVHDIECEDTACIRADLGEATLHFYATTCCDADHRTTLDIIGTKGRASWDTSKAVVQIEGKDEIVFDMPTDRNAIHSNLMQCIRGEAKELLAPASESVKPTLTINAAYLSSGSIPRVSWDELGDARSLLDQAADERKLLSEMSVSWGRSTEVVEQADFTKFAGLEDD, encoded by the coding sequence TTGGAGCCTGTAAGGACGGCACTGGTTGGTATCTCAGGCATCGGCGGCTATCATCGCGGCATTCTGCATGACGCCGGTGAGGTCGAGTTTGTGGCGGCGGCAGACCGCTGGCAAGACCGCGAGCGCGTGCAGGAGGCCATGGCGGCCCTCCAGGAGCAGGGCGTGCCCGTGTACGGCGACACCATCGAGATGCTCGACGCCGTGGACGTCGAGGCGGTCGTCATCGCGACCCCGCACCCCTATCACGCCCCGTACACCGACGCGTGCCTCGAGCGCGGGCTGCATGTGCTGTGCGAGAAGCCCTTTCCCATCCTGGCCTCCGACGGCATGGCCCTCGTGGAGAAGGCGCGGCAGAAGAAGCTCTTCGTCGGCGTGGACTTCCAGTATGCCGGCTACGAACACTCCCTGGCGCTCAAGGACCTTATCTGCAACGGCGACCTGGGCGAGCTGCGTGAGATCATCGGCGTGATGGAGTGGAAGCGCACCGATGAGTACTACCTGCGGGCCGACTGGGCCGGCAAGCGCTACTACGACAACCTGCCCTGCTGGGACGGCGTGCTGATGAACCAGGCCGTGCACCTCCTCAACTCGTCGCTACAGATGGGCACCCGCGAGCGCGCCCGCGCCATCCCGCAGCGCCTGCAGGCCGAGATGTACCGGGTCCACGACATCGAGTGCGAGGACACCGCGTGCATCCGGGCGGACCTGGGCGAGGCCACGCTGCACTTCTACGCCACCACCTGCTGCGACGCCGACCATCGCACCACCCTGGACATCATCGGCACCAAGGGCCGCGCCAGTTGGGACACCAGCAAGGCGGTCGTGCAGATCGAGGGCAAGGACGAGATCGTGTTCGACATGCCCACGGACCGCAACGCCATCCACTCCAACCTGATGCAGTGCATCCGGGGCGAGGCGAAGGAACTGCTCGCGCCGGCCAGCGAGTCGGTCAAGCCGACGCTGACGATCAACGCCGCATACCTGTCGTCGGGCAGCATCCCGCGCGTCAGTTGGGACGAGTTGGGCGACGCCCGCAGCCTGCTGGATCAGGCCGCCGACGAGCGGAAGCTCCTGTCGGAGATGAGCGTGTCATGGGGACGGAGCACAGAGGTCGTCGAGCAAGCTGATTTCACGAAGTTCGCGGGGCTGGAGGACGACTGA
- the acpS gene encoding holo-ACP synthase — MILGIGVDICNVHRLSQLRLKYGARFLDRVFTPVEQQRCGNGPACDERYAARFAAKEAFMKAIGTGWGRELTFLEIEVATEDTGRPVLSVSGGARELADRTGVSNIHISLSHERDNAVAFVVLED, encoded by the coding sequence ATGATCCTCGGCATTGGCGTAGACATCTGTAACGTTCATCGGCTCTCGCAACTGCGCCTCAAGTATGGGGCGCGGTTCCTGGATCGCGTCTTCACCCCGGTGGAGCAGCAGCGGTGCGGCAACGGGCCCGCGTGTGACGAGCGCTATGCGGCGCGCTTCGCCGCCAAAGAGGCCTTCATGAAGGCCATCGGCACGGGGTGGGGGAGAGAGTTGACCTTCCTGGAGATCGAGGTCGCGACGGAGGACACGGGGCGGCCGGTGCTGTCGGTGTCGGGTGGGGCCAGGGAACTTGCCGACCGGACCGGGGTGTCCAACATCCACATTAGTCTCTCGCACGAACGCGACAACGCTGTGGCGTTTGTGGTGCTGGAGGACTGA
- a CDS encoding thymidylate synthase, with protein sequence MDLSLPVVHIVAETLPEGWERAVLECWERGATIATQYDKPGDPPSRDVSLFLAVADPFAEPRIHRAMPGGFQDLEVYRQEVVDGIHDHWIAPEEGKWQYSYHERIATYTVPGLEAPINQVDYVVSALTAAPHTRRAQCVLWKPWTDPDCEHPACLQRLWFRIFDDRLLLAAHMRSNDAYKASFMNMYAFTDLQRHVAERLSESLGRKIKVGQYNHVVDSFHIYGSYFDEFKGFLQTVEVRSFDQRTYRTEDVQILIDEAREKIAASLAKERTEGSA encoded by the coding sequence ATGGACCTGAGCTTGCCTGTCGTCCACATCGTCGCCGAGACGCTCCCCGAGGGTTGGGAGCGAGCCGTACTGGAGTGCTGGGAGCGTGGCGCGACCATCGCCACCCAGTATGACAAACCGGGCGATCCGCCCAGCCGCGATGTCTCGCTCTTCCTGGCCGTCGCCGACCCCTTCGCCGAGCCGCGCATCCACCGCGCCATGCCCGGCGGCTTCCAGGACCTCGAAGTCTACCGCCAGGAGGTCGTGGACGGCATCCACGACCACTGGATTGCCCCCGAAGAGGGCAAGTGGCAGTACTCCTATCACGAGCGCATCGCTACATACACCGTGCCCGGCCTGGAGGCGCCCATCAACCAGGTGGACTACGTGGTCAGCGCTCTGACCGCCGCCCCGCATACGCGCCGGGCCCAGTGCGTGCTCTGGAAACCCTGGACGGACCCCGACTGCGAGCACCCCGCGTGCCTGCAGCGCCTGTGGTTCCGCATCTTCGACGACCGCCTGCTGCTGGCCGCCCACATGCGCTCGAATGACGCCTACAAGGCCTCGTTCATGAACATGTACGCCTTCACCGACCTGCAGCGGCATGTGGCCGAGCGGCTCAGCGAGAGCCTCGGCCGGAAGATCAAGGTCGGGCAGTACAACCATGTGGTGGACAGCTTCCACATCTACGGCTCGTACTTCGATGAGTTCAAGGGCTTCCTGCAGACCGTCGAGGTCCGCTCGTTCGACCAGCGCACCTACCGCACCGAAGACGTGCAGATCTTGATTGACGAGGCCCGGGAGAAGATCGCCGCCTCGCTGGCGAAGGAACGCACTGAGGGCAGCGCATGA
- the guaA gene encoding glutamine-hydrolyzing GMP synthase, whose translation MAASSSTHDTIIVLDFGAQYVQLIARKVREQDCYSEILPFDTPVAALLERRPAGIILSGGPSSVYEEGAPTVDPELFEAGIPILGICYGEQLMAHLCGGEVTPGAEREYGHSELDVVAEGELLQGIASPTQVWMSHGDRVTVAPPGFEVLASSPNAPIAAMGHADRKLYGVQFHPEVHHTPCGSTVLRNFLYNVCGCRGDWKPGSFIEETVQALRAQIGDKRVLCALSGGVDSSVAAALLNRAVPEQLTCMFIDHGLLRKHEAEQVQAVFWPMLGDRFVFVDATDTFLDKLEGVSDPEQKRKIIGETFIRVFEEESGKLGVFEFIVHGTLYPDVIESGGGATATIKTHHNVGGLPADMKYTNVEPLRRLFKDEVRRLGRELGLPEEIVQRQPFPGPGLAVRVVGPLSRDRIALVREADAIMREEIGLAGWADQISQYFAVLLDTRSVGVMGDGRTYAHPIVLRAVTTEDYMTADWTKLPPELLAKIATRIVNELKGVNRVLYDITTKPPGTIEWE comes from the coding sequence ATGGCAGCTAGCTCGTCCACCCACGACACCATCATCGTTCTGGATTTCGGCGCTCAATACGTCCAGCTCATCGCCCGCAAGGTGCGTGAGCAGGACTGCTACTCCGAGATTCTCCCGTTCGACACGCCCGTCGCCGCGCTGCTGGAGCGGCGCCCGGCCGGCATCATCCTGTCCGGCGGGCCCTCCAGCGTCTACGAAGAGGGCGCGCCGACCGTGGACCCGGAGCTGTTCGAGGCCGGCATCCCCATCCTGGGGATCTGCTACGGCGAGCAACTCATGGCCCACCTGTGCGGCGGCGAAGTCACCCCCGGCGCCGAGCGCGAGTACGGCCATTCCGAACTGGACGTCGTCGCTGAGGGCGAGCTGCTCCAGGGCATCGCCAGCCCCACCCAGGTTTGGATGAGCCACGGGGACCGCGTGACGGTCGCGCCGCCGGGGTTCGAGGTCTTGGCCAGCAGCCCCAACGCGCCCATCGCCGCCATGGGCCACGCCGACCGCAAGCTCTATGGCGTCCAGTTCCACCCCGAGGTGCACCACACGCCCTGCGGTAGCACTGTCCTGCGCAACTTCCTGTACAACGTGTGCGGCTGCCGGGGCGACTGGAAGCCCGGATCGTTCATCGAGGAGACCGTGCAGGCGCTCCGGGCCCAGATCGGCGACAAGCGGGTGCTTTGCGCGCTCTCCGGCGGGGTAGACTCGTCGGTGGCTGCCGCACTGCTCAACCGCGCCGTGCCCGAGCAGCTCACCTGCATGTTCATTGACCACGGCCTGCTGCGCAAGCACGAGGCCGAGCAGGTACAGGCCGTCTTCTGGCCCATGCTCGGCGACCGGTTCGTCTTTGTGGACGCCACGGACACCTTCCTGGACAAGCTGGAGGGCGTCAGCGACCCCGAGCAGAAGCGCAAGATCATCGGTGAGACGTTCATCCGCGTCTTCGAGGAAGAGAGCGGCAAGCTGGGGGTTTTCGAGTTCATCGTCCACGGCACGCTGTACCCCGATGTGATCGAGAGCGGCGGGGGCGCCACGGCTACCATCAAGACACACCATAATGTCGGCGGCTTGCCCGCCGATATGAAGTACACCAATGTCGAGCCGCTGCGGCGGCTGTTCAAGGACGAAGTGCGGCGTCTGGGGCGCGAGTTGGGGCTGCCCGAAGAGATCGTCCAGCGCCAGCCCTTCCCCGGCCCCGGCCTGGCGGTGCGCGTCGTCGGCCCCCTCTCCCGCGACCGCATCGCGCTGGTGCGCGAGGCGGACGCCATCATGCGCGAGGAGATCGGCCTGGCCGGCTGGGCCGACCAGATCAGCCAGTACTTCGCCGTGCTGCTGGACACGCGCAGCGTCGGTGTCATGGGCGACGGCCGCACCTACGCCCACCCCATCGTCCTGCGCGCCGTCACGACCGAGGACTACATGACGGCCGACTGGACGAAGCTGCCGCCGGAGCTGCTCGCCAAGATCGCCACCCGCATCGTCAACGAACTCAAGGGCGTCAATCGCGTCCTGTACGACATCACGACGAAACCCCCCGGAACCATCGAATGGGAATAG
- a CDS encoding L,D-transpeptidase family protein, producing the protein MKQPWPHRYQLWFRLSFLIIFSGLCFLGVQFADLAALQSFGPDGNALRAAGLEPVAYVPVSRQALRGGNGTVSVFGGLAPPEMKVAEVGDGGDLGRRARRMLATYRPYVLAQEKDDIAYVALAPVLDALGGEVKWSEGDVQGSIILPDALITFTPGEPAALRNYKPLPLPAPVLAEYGQLRAPVKVLEQLCEVKIQASRDGNWFKLTRGDKKLYVIVRERMYSMEISRSGRWLQVFFLGQPIKQYPLCTGAGENTPVGHFHIQNKAVWPPWEAYWGEHMPGGSSRNPLGARWLGTTARGRATGRVIGIHGTNQPSSIGRRISGGCLRTYNSNAIELYNNIPVGTPVWIHE; encoded by the coding sequence ATGAAGCAGCCCTGGCCGCATCGCTACCAGCTCTGGTTCCGCCTTAGCTTCCTCATCATCTTCTCCGGCCTGTGTTTCCTGGGGGTGCAGTTCGCGGACCTCGCCGCGCTGCAGTCCTTTGGTCCCGACGGTAACGCCCTGAGGGCTGCGGGGCTGGAGCCCGTGGCCTATGTGCCGGTCTCCAGACAGGCGCTACGCGGCGGCAACGGGACTGTGAGCGTGTTCGGTGGGCTGGCCCCGCCGGAGATGAAGGTCGCCGAGGTGGGGGATGGGGGCGACCTGGGCCGCCGCGCGCGCCGCATGTTGGCGACCTATCGGCCGTATGTCCTGGCCCAGGAGAAGGACGACATCGCTTACGTGGCCCTGGCGCCCGTGTTGGATGCCCTCGGCGGCGAGGTCAAGTGGAGTGAGGGCGACGTGCAGGGCAGCATCATCCTGCCCGATGCCCTCATCACCTTCACCCCCGGGGAGCCGGCGGCGTTGCGCAACTACAAGCCGCTGCCCCTGCCGGCGCCCGTGCTGGCCGAATACGGCCAGTTGCGCGCCCCGGTGAAGGTGCTCGAGCAGCTCTGCGAGGTCAAGATCCAGGCCAGCCGCGACGGCAATTGGTTCAAGCTCACGCGCGGGGACAAGAAGCTGTACGTGATCGTGCGCGAGCGCATGTACAGCATGGAGATCAGCCGTTCGGGGCGCTGGCTGCAGGTCTTCTTCCTGGGCCAGCCCATCAAGCAGTACCCGCTGTGCACCGGCGCCGGGGAGAACACCCCGGTCGGGCACTTCCATATCCAGAACAAAGCTGTGTGGCCGCCGTGGGAGGCGTACTGGGGCGAGCACATGCCCGGCGGCAGCTCGCGCAACCCGCTGGGGGCGCGCTGGCTGGGCACGACCGCCCGCGGGCGGGCTACCGGGCGCGTCATCGGCATCCATGGCACCAACCAGCCGTCGTCCATCGGGCGGCGGATCTCGGGCGGCTGCCTGCGCACCTACAACAGCAACGCCATCGAGCTGTACAACAACATACCAGTCGGCACACCCGTGTGGATACACGAATAG
- the rho gene encoding transcription termination factor Rho, producing MLELAELQRMTVEQLRDVAAEMKMEGVKGMRKQDLCMRILSEQSEQSGHKYGYGILETMPDGRGYLRVDGYKPDPQKDVYVADTQIKRFGLRTGDLVSGPIRPPKDTERYWSLLRVQTINGAAPEEMRHRPHFEELTPIYPNERLYMETEGPDGFAGRFLDIVTPVGRGQRGLIVAPPKAGKTTIIKQIANALTRNYTDMILMVLLIDERPEEVTDIARSVDGEVIASTFDEMPENHMRVADAVLARAKRLVEQGEDVVVLMDSITRLARASNLTVDPSGRTLSGGLDPTALYRPKRFLGAARNIEHGGSLTILATILVETGSRMDDMIFEEFKATGNMDLVLSRELADRGIFPAIDIQRSSTRHQELLFNDEEMQSVWQLRRALHALDTVEATELLLSGLRKTRSNQEFLAMAVETFSR from the coding sequence ATGCTAGAGCTGGCCGAACTGCAGCGGATGACCGTGGAGCAACTGCGCGATGTCGCCGCCGAGATGAAGATGGAGGGGGTCAAGGGCATGCGCAAGCAGGACCTGTGCATGCGCATTCTCTCGGAACAGAGCGAGCAAAGCGGCCACAAGTACGGCTACGGCATCCTCGAGACCATGCCCGACGGTCGCGGCTACCTGCGCGTGGACGGCTACAAGCCCGATCCGCAGAAGGACGTCTACGTGGCCGACACGCAGATCAAGCGCTTCGGCCTGCGTACCGGCGACCTGGTCAGCGGCCCCATCCGCCCGCCCAAGGACACCGAGCGGTACTGGTCGCTCCTGCGGGTGCAGACGATCAACGGTGCGGCCCCCGAGGAGATGCGGCATCGCCCTCACTTCGAGGAGCTCACCCCGATCTACCCCAATGAGCGCCTGTACATGGAGACCGAAGGCCCCGACGGCTTCGCTGGACGGTTCCTGGACATCGTCACCCCGGTCGGGCGCGGGCAGCGCGGGCTCATCGTGGCTCCGCCCAAGGCCGGCAAGACGACCATCATCAAGCAGATCGCCAACGCCCTCACCCGCAACTACACCGACATGATCCTCATGGTGCTGCTCATTGACGAGCGCCCTGAAGAGGTCACCGACATCGCGCGCTCGGTGGATGGCGAAGTCATCGCCTCGACGTTCGACGAGATGCCCGAGAACCACATGCGCGTGGCCGACGCCGTCCTGGCCCGCGCCAAGCGCCTGGTGGAGCAGGGCGAGGATGTCGTCGTGCTGATGGACAGCATCACCCGCCTGGCCCGCGCCAGCAACCTGACCGTGGACCCCAGCGGCCGCACGCTGTCGGGCGGTCTCGACCCGACGGCCCTCTACCGGCCCAAGCGCTTCCTCGGCGCCGCCCGCAACATCGAGCATGGCGGCAGCCTCACCATCCTGGCCACCATCCTCGTCGAGACCGGCAGCCGCATGGATGACATGATCTTTGAGGAGTTCAAGGCGACCGGCAACATGGACCTCGTGCTGTCGCGCGAGCTGGCGGACCGCGGAATCTTCCCGGCCATTGACATCCAGCGCTCCAGCACCCGCCACCAGGAACTGCTTTTCAACGATGAGGAGATGCAGAGCGTCTGGCAGTTGCGCCGCGCCCTGCATGCGCTCGACACCGTCGAGGCCACCGAGCTGCTCCTGTCGGGCCTGCGCAAGACCCGCAGCAACCAGGAGTTCCTGGCCATGGCTGTCGAGACGTTCAGCCGCTAG